From the genome of Pseudomonas sp. gcc21, one region includes:
- a CDS encoding AlpA family transcriptional regulator, translating into MFLTLKEVMERYKASRSSVYRWAGDPDDPFPQPGTVGVRCTRWLIEDLEAYDRTVSAKGKRKILQPLRGAPGKA; encoded by the coding sequence ATGTTTCTGACATTGAAAGAAGTGATGGAGCGGTATAAGGCTAGCAGGAGTTCGGTTTACCGATGGGCGGGTGATCCTGATGACCCTTTCCCGCAGCCGGGCACTGTTGGTGTTCGTTGCACGCGCTGGCTGATCGAGGATCTAGAAGCATACGATCGAACTGTATCGGCAAAGGGCAAACGCAAAATACTCCAGCCCCTTCGGGGAGCTCCAGGCAAGGCATGA